Proteins from one uncultured Desulfuromonas sp. genomic window:
- a CDS encoding DsrE family protein codes for MSRIIMCLLVLVCVTISTPALATQKVPNDHRALAGMTTGKAVFDVNISSAQSMLMFFNVIEKTVVTLKDQGVKPDFIITLRGAAVSIVSKDSEFNSEEDETALIKKISDLKQQGVYFEACNVAADLFAVDTADLFPGVVLVGNTFASLIGYQNQGYALIPLY; via the coding sequence ATGTCTCGCATCATAATGTGTCTGCTTGTTCTCGTCTGCGTTACCATCTCCACTCCCGCACTGGCCACGCAGAAGGTCCCGAATGATCATCGCGCATTGGCCGGAATGACCACGGGCAAAGCCGTATTTGATGTCAACATCTCTTCAGCACAATCCATGTTGATGTTTTTCAACGTCATTGAAAAAACCGTTGTTACTCTCAAAGATCAGGGCGTAAAGCCTGATTTCATCATCACGCTGCGGGGCGCGGCCGTATCTATTGTCAGTAAAGATTCGGAATTCAACAGCGAAGAAGACGAAACAGCCCTGATCAAAAAAATTAGCGACTTAAAACAGCAGGGTGTCTATTTTGAAGCCTGCAATGTCGCTGCCGATCTGTTTGCCGTCGACACAGCCGATCTGTTTCCCGGCGTAGTGCTGGTCGGCAACACGTTTGCCTCACTGATCGGTTACCAGAACCAAGGGTATGCCCTGATTCCCCTCTATTAA
- a CDS encoding IS1380 family transposase encodes MKTECNTEQLEFHSFGRREIIGQFDGIKISSDGGGILLREVEKRTGILRRLSQCFTDYRNPEMITHSLESLISQRIMALALGYEDLNDHDVLRHDALLSVLSGKSNGKMGAGKSTLNRLELTPATGSSSSRYKKIVANSDAMDELLIDFFQKSFSEVPEEIVLDVDATDDLIHGTQQGRFYHGYYRSYCYLPLYIFCGEQLLCARLRTADQDGAAGTKEELERIVRRIRQSWPDVRIVVRGDSGFCRDEIMTWCEHEENRVDYVLGLAKNSRLKTLIEEEMEQAKQEHEQTEKAARVFKDFHYQTRNSWSRSRRVVGKAEYLSKGENPRFVVTTLSEEKADARSLYEDIYCACGDMENRIKEQQLALFADRTSCHEMRANQLRLYFSSFAYVLLQTLRRIGLKETELAKAQSETIRLKLLKIGTRIKISVRKIWLSFSESYPYADLLRQVLGNLQKIPIRC; translated from the coding sequence ATGAAAACAGAGTGTAACACAGAGCAACTTGAGTTTCATAGCTTTGGTCGGCGTGAAATTATTGGTCAATTCGATGGCATCAAGATCAGTTCCGATGGCGGTGGCATCCTTCTTCGAGAGGTCGAAAAACGCACCGGCATATTGCGTCGTTTGAGTCAATGCTTCACGGACTATCGCAATCCAGAGATGATTACCCACAGCCTCGAATCCTTGATTAGCCAGCGCATCATGGCGCTGGCATTAGGCTACGAAGACCTCAACGACCATGATGTTTTGCGCCATGATGCCTTGCTCAGTGTTTTAAGTGGTAAGTCCAATGGAAAAATGGGAGCCGGGAAAAGCACTCTCAACCGTCTTGAACTGACACCTGCGACGGGCTCAAGTTCATCGCGCTACAAGAAGATTGTCGCCAATAGTGACGCTATGGACGAGCTTTTGATTGATTTCTTTCAGAAGTCATTCAGTGAAGTTCCAGAAGAGATTGTCTTGGATGTAGACGCTACAGATGATCTAATCCACGGTACTCAGCAGGGGCGTTTTTATCATGGCTATTATCGAAGCTACTGCTATTTGCCGCTGTATATTTTTTGTGGGGAACAGCTGTTGTGCGCCCGCTTGCGTACGGCGGATCAGGATGGTGCCGCCGGAACAAAAGAAGAACTGGAACGCATTGTCCGACGCATTCGCCAATCATGGCCGGATGTTCGCATCGTTGTGCGTGGAGACAGTGGTTTTTGTCGCGACGAGATTATGACTTGGTGCGAGCACGAAGAAAACCGCGTGGACTATGTCTTGGGATTGGCGAAAAACTCTCGCTTGAAGACACTGATAGAAGAGGAGATGGAACAGGCGAAACAAGAGCATGAGCAGACAGAAAAAGCCGCACGGGTATTCAAAGACTTTCACTACCAGACCCGCAATAGCTGGAGCCGGTCCAGGCGCGTTGTGGGCAAAGCGGAATATTTGTCCAAGGGAGAAAATCCCCGCTTTGTCGTAACGACACTGAGCGAGGAAAAAGCGGATGCCCGCAGCTTGTATGAAGACATTTACTGCGCCTGCGGCGACATGGAAAATCGGATCAAGGAACAACAACTGGCCCTGTTTGCCGACCGGACGTCCTGTCATGAAATGCGTGCCAACCAATTGCGCCTGTATTTTTCCAGCTTTGCCTATGTTCTGTTACAAACTCTGCGGCGCATCGGATTAAAAGAAACGGAATTGGCCAAAGCACAGAGCGAAACAATCCGTCTGAAATTACTGAAGATTGGCACCCGGATCAAAATCAGCGTGCGCAAGATCTGGCTGTCATTTTCAGAAAGCTATCCCTATGCGGACTTGCTGCGCCAAGTTTTGGGGAATCTTCAAAAAATACCGATACGCTGTTAA